GAAGATGGAGAGAATAAAGGATGTGaatcattttcctttccttttttatctctaaaaataattgaaatagtaacaaaattttcttagttaatatttatatattagggTCCTAAATACATTTAATCACTAactgaaatttataaaatataaatattaaaacttAGACTAAGAAGTTAGTTAAGAAAAGAGGGATCTAAGTCAGCTATATGTGAAATTTTGCCTACTAAAAACACTCTGAAAAGCCCTCACACAGCAACTGATGGGCCTCAACTTTTTATCTCAAATGGAAAAAATGAGCTCCAACACAGCAAAAAGTAGAGAAGCTGAGAGATGAACGAATACGGCTGTCTTGAAAATCTGCTTTAGCACGTAAAAAGTATTATTCGTTGACCACAACAGTGTTTGTTTCCATTAGCAGTAAGAAAATAGTATTCTCCTGTAGAGATCGTAGTGTTTATTTCTGTCGCAATACTTGCGCTACCCAAAATTGACTCTTAACCAGAAACTACCATTATAAATCTTGTAAGATTATTGCTTCGCATTATCAATTCTTTTTTTAGTTCAACAAGTAAAAAAGAGAAACCTTCAGCTTCATGCAATTATGGGCAGAAGTTGCAATCTTCTCTTCGCTGTACCAGTTTTCATTCTACTCCATCACGACACTTCACTTGTTCTTGTTCCAAATATTTGCACCGATGAAGCTGCACTTCTTGCACTGAAATCACACATTTCTTATCATCGTAACAACATCTTAGCTAGAAACTGGTCTTCTTCAACCCCAATTTGTAGCTGGATCGGAATCACTTGCAGCACCCGTCACCTTCGAGTCACTGCTTTAGACATTTCTAGATTGGAACTTCATGGTACTATACCTCCACACCTTGGAAACCACTCATTTCTTGTTTCCCTCAGGATCAGTAACAACTCTTGCTATGGAGAATTGCCAGTAGAGTTGGCTCATTTGCAGAGGCTGAAATTGATTAGTGTCACAGGCAATAACTTTGCCATTCCGTCATTTTTAAGTTTGTTACCAAACCTACGCTCTGTGTACCTCTCGAGCAAGCAATTTTCGGGGGAAATTCCATCTTCCCTTTCCAATCTGACAAAACTGAAAGAGTTGAGAATACAGAACAACTTCCTCTAAGGAGAGATAGGGAAATCGGTGATCTTCATTATCTGACTATCCTAGACCTGCAAATTAATCAACTTACTGGCTCTATACcaacatcaatattcaatattaCAACGATGCAGAACATTTCTCTTACTGAAAGCAATCTTACTGGAAAGCTTCCAATAACTATATGTGACCATCTTCCAAACTTGGAAGGGCTTTACCTATCAATAAACTACCTAAGAGGTATTATTCCACCAAACATAGAAAAGTGCAGAAAGCTTCAAATCTTGTCATTGTCACTCAATGAGTTTATTGGAACTGTTCCAAAAGAGGTATCCAATTTAACTGCACTTAGAGGACTATATATTTCAGCTCTGCATTTGGAAGGTAGTATAACATTTCCTTACAGGAGAAGaactttttcatccttttctgTCTTCTGCTAAACAGGTAATAACATATTTCTGAAAATTGACAGGAGAGATATCTGTGGAGCTAGGTAATCTTAATAAACTACAGCGTCTGGCATTAACCCGGAATAAGTTTACAGGTTCTGCTCCTGCAGgcattttcaacatttcaacGCTGCAGTTCCTAGCATTTTCAGAAAACAAGCTTTCAGGTACTGTACCTTCAGATTTAGGTCGTGGAATGCTCATCCTAGAAAAACTTTATTGTGCAGCAAATATTCTGACTGGTTTTATCTCTAGTTCCATCTCAAATTCTTGGAAACTCAGGATAGTTGATCTCTCAGTCAACAGTTTCACAGGTCCAATTCCTGAATCACTTGGTAACTTAAAATACCTTGAGCATCTAAACTTGGCCGGGAATACTTTTTTCAGCGAGACAACATTCAGCTCCCTTACATCATTGACAAACTGTAGGAATCTAAGAGTACTCTCATTCGGTGGTAATCAACTGGATAGCACTTTTCCTACATCAGTTGGGAATTTCTCCAACTCTTTGCAAACTTTTAAAGCACCAGATTGTAAACTAAAGGGCAACATTCCAAAAGAAATTGGTGATCTTACTGGAGTGATacatatgagtctgcattactaTGAGTTGACTTGGACATATTCCAAATACTATC
The Capsicum annuum cultivar UCD-10X-F1 chromosome 6, UCD10Xv1.1, whole genome shotgun sequence DNA segment above includes these coding regions:
- the LOC107871818 gene encoding probable leucine-rich repeat receptor-like protein kinase At1g35710, translated to MQNISLTESNLTGKLPITICDHLPNLEGLYLSINYLRGIIPPNIEKCRKLQILSLSLNEFIGTVPKEVSNLTALRGLYISALHLEGEISVELGNLNKLQRLALTRNKFTGSAPAGIFNISTLQFLAFSENKLSGTVPSDLGRGMLILEKLYCAANILTGFISSSISNSWKLRIVDLSVNSFTGPIPESLGNLKYLEHLNLAGNTFFSETTFSSLTSLTNCRNLRVLSFGGNQLDSTFPTSVGNFSNSLQTFKAPDCKLKGNIPKEIGDLTGVIHMSLHYYELTWTYSKYYPKHVEPSRTLVKSNKIEGFIPDVICNLKNLGALDLSGNQLSGSVPPCIGNITSLRTIYLARLTASIGGLHDLIEFNISSNLLSETIPQEIGNLKAATLVDLSKNIFSGKIPSILGGLDKLFNLSLAHNRLNGPIPDSFGKLLALEFLDLCYNNRCSICNGLSPQRFFNTCGVFDLKPNNVLLDQEMVGHVSDFGIAKLLSKGEAFVQTRTIATIGYIAPGIQTF